Below is a window of Mycolicibacterium chitae DNA.
TGGACCGCAAGGGCATCGCCCGCGACGACACCGTGGTGATCTACGGGGACAAGAGCAACTGGTGGGCCGCGTACGCGCTGTGGGTGTTCACGCTGTTCGGCCACGAGGACGTCCGCCTGCTCGACGGCGGCCGCGATCTGTGGATCTCCGACGGCCGCGACACCACGCTGGACGTGCCGACCCGGACCTCCACCGGCTACCCCGTCGTCGAACGCAACGACGCGCCCATCCGCGCCTTCAAGGACGACGTGCTGGACACCCTGGGCACCGAGGTGCTCATCGACGTGCGCTCGCCGCAGGAGTACACCGGCGAGCGCACCCACATGCCCGACTACCCCGAGGAAGGCGCGCTGCGCGGCGGCCACATCCCCACCGCCGTCTCGGTGCCGTGGGCCAAGGCCGCCGACGACCACGGCCGGTTCCGCAACCGGGCCGAACTCGACGAGATCTACGCGTTCGCCCGCGACGCCGAGACGCCCGTCATCGCCTACTGCCGCATCGGCGAGCGGTCCAGCCATACCTGGTTCGTGCTCACGCATTTGCTGGGAATGGACAACGTGCGCAACTACGACGGTTCGTGGACCGAGTGGGGCAACACCGTGCGGGTGCCGATCGTCACCGGCGAGGAGCCCGGAGCGGTGCCCGGGTGAGCATGCCCGCGCCGCTGGCCGAGGTGGTCTCCGACTTCACCGAGGTCGAGGGGCAGGACAAGCTGCGGCTGCTACTGGAGTTCGCCGAGGAGTTGCCGCCGCTGCCGGCCGACCTCGAGGAGGCGGCCATGGAACCGGTACCCGAATGCCAGTCGCCGCTGTTCCTGCACGTCGACGCCGCCGATCCCGAGCACGTCCGGCTGTTCTTCTCCGCCCCGCCCGAGGCGCCGACCACGCGGGGCTTCGCCGGGATCCTGGCGACCGGACTCGACGGGCAGACCAAGGTCGACATTCTCGCGGTGCCCGACGACTTCTACACCGAGTTGGGCCTGGCGGCGCTGATCAGCCCGCTGCGGCTGCGCGGCATGTCGGCCATGCTGGCGCGGATCAAGCGGCGTTTGCGGTAGGCCGCCCAGGGCGCGCAGTTGTTGCTAGGGTGCTAGCACTCAGCAGGTGAACGCCAGCACACTGACAGGCAACAGCCAGGGGGACAGACTTTCATGCTCAAGCCCATCGTCGGCCTCTCCACCGCGCGCAAGCTGACCGTCGCCGGGGCGGTCGCGGCCGCGGCCCTGCTCGGCGTCGTCGCACCGGGTGGCCCCCTGGCGCACGCCGATGTCGTCGAGATCGGACCGGATCCGGGCGTCAGCAGCAGGCAGGCCGACGCGGTGGCGGGTAACTCGACCCACGGCGGGGTGCGCTACTCGCCCAGGGGCAGCGTCCGCGGTCAGGGCGACTCCCGCGGCGGCTCGGTCAAGGCCGTGCCGCATCCGGGCAGTCGCGCCAACGGGTTCTCGCGCGGCCGCTACAGCTACCCGGGTCTGGGCAGCTGGTAAGACCGGTGCGGGTTCCGACACGAGGGGCGGCGCGAACAATTTTCGCCGCCCCGTTTTCGGGCGGCCACCAGCGCAACTCTCGAACTTACCCGCGGGTAACGGGCACCGCCTGACCACCGGCAACTCGCGCCGCATAAACTTCCCCCGATACATTCTTAAAGACGTTTCTTAGACATGCCCAGCAGTAGGAGGCACAGGTGCCCAGTCACGCCAGCTCGACCATCACCAAGGTCCTGGTAGCCAACCGTGGCGAGATCGCCGTCCGGGTGATCCGGGCGGCCAAGGATGCGGGCCTGGAGAGCGTGGCGGTCTACGCCGAGCCCGACGCCGACGCGCCCCATGTGCGGCTGGCCGACGAGGCCTTCGCGCTGGGTGGTCAGACCTCGGCGGAGTCCTACCTGGACTTCGGCAAGCTGCTCAACGCCGCCGAGCAGTCCGGCGCCAACGCCATCCACCCCGGTTACGGATTCCTTTCCGAGAACGCCGAATTCGCGCAGGCCGTGCTCGACGCGGGCCTGATCTGGATCGGGCCGTCCCCGCAGTCCATCCGCGACCTCGGTGACAAGGTCACCGCGCGCCACATCGCCGCGCGCGCCGAGGCCCCGCTGGTCCCGGGTACCCCGGATCCGGTCAAGGACGCCGACGAGGTCGTCGCCTTCGCCAAGGAGTACGGCGTGCCGATCGCCATCAAGGCCGCCTTCGGCGGTGGCGGCCGCGGGATGAAGGTGGCCCGCACCATCGAGGAGATCCCCGAGCTGTTCGAGTCCGCCACCCGTGAGGCCGTCGCGGCCTTCGGTCGCGGCGAGTGCTTCGTCGAGCGCTACCTGGACAAGCCCCGCCACGTGGAGGCCCAGGTGATCGCCGACCAGCACGGCAACGTCATCGTCGCCGGCACCCGCGA
It encodes the following:
- a CDS encoding SufE family protein — protein: MPAPLAEVVSDFTEVEGQDKLRLLLEFAEELPPLPADLEEAAMEPVPECQSPLFLHVDAADPEHVRLFFSAPPEAPTTRGFAGILATGLDGQTKVDILAVPDDFYTELGLAALISPLRLRGMSAMLARIKRRLR
- a CDS encoding sulfurtransferase, with product MPLPADPSPALKAYAHPERLVTADWLSAHLGSKGLAIVESDEDVLLYDVGHIPGAVKIDWHTDLNDGRVRDYITGEQFAALMDRKGIARDDTVVIYGDKSNWWAAYALWVFTLFGHEDVRLLDGGRDLWISDGRDTTLDVPTRTSTGYPVVERNDAPIRAFKDDVLDTLGTEVLIDVRSPQEYTGERTHMPDYPEEGALRGGHIPTAVSVPWAKAADDHGRFRNRAELDEIYAFARDAETPVIAYCRIGERSSHTWFVLTHLLGMDNVRNYDGSWTEWGNTVRVPIVTGEEPGAVPG